Genomic window (Paenibacillus sp. JQZ6Y-1):
ATAAAGAAGAGATGCTTGTGCTGAGCGATATGCTCGGCATATGTTTTGATTTCTGGAGCCATTTCCAGAATCTGCTCTACTTGCTCCGGCAGAGATTCCATAGCTGCCAGTGTCTCCGAAATTTCTTCCGTTGTCATAGTACCGCGGATTTCTGCCAGATGCAGACCGAACAGGTAGAATGCGATCAATTGAGACGTATACGCTTTGGTAGAAGCTACCGCGATTTCTGGACCAGCCAGAGTCGCGATCACATCGTTCGCATCACGAGCGATGGAGCTACCCACTACGTTTGTTACCGCGATCACATGTGCGCCGTTCGCTTGTGCTTCGCGCAGTGCTGCCAGTGTATCTGCTGTTTCACCAGATTGGCTAACGACGATCACCAATGTATCTTTGTTGATGATTGGGGAACGGTAACGATACTCAGAAGCAACATCCGTTTCAACTGGGATTTTTGCCATTTTCTCGATGATGTTACGTCCAACCAGACCTGCATGATATGCCGTACCGCAGGCAACGATTTGTACATTACGGATATTGCGGATTTGCTCGGCAGTCAGTTTCAGATCGCTGAAATGAACGCCTTTGCCATCGTCATTGATCCGTCCAAGCATCGTGTCGCGGTATGCTTTTGGTTGCTCGTGAATTTCTTTCAGCATGAAGTGGTCAAAACCGCCTTTTTCTGCGGTTACTGCATCCCAATCCACATGAATCATTTCCCGAGAAATAAAGTTGCCTTCGATGGTCATCAGTTCCACTGCATCCTGTGTCAGAACAGCCATTTCGCCGTCATTCAGAATGTAGACGTTACGTGTATATTTAAGAATCGCCGGAATATCCGAACCGATAAAGTTCTCGCCTTCACCTACGCCGATAACAAGCGGGCTAGCTTGACGTACAGCTACCAGTTTGTCTGGCTCATGCTCAGTCAGTACGCCCAGTGCGAATGCACCGCGCATAAAGGTTACTGCTTTTTGTACTGCTTTAACGATATCGCCTTCATATTCGCGTGCTACCAGATGGGCGATAACCTCTGTATCTGTTTCGGACAAAAATTCAACGCCGGAGCGAATCAGTTCATCTTTCAGTTCCAGATAGTTCTCGATAATCCCGTTGTGAACAACCGAGAATTTGTGCTGTGCATCCATATGTGGGTGAGAGTTCTCATCCGATGGTTTACCGTGTGTTGCCCAGCGAGTATGACCGATCCCTGCTTTACCTACCAGTGGATGATGCTCCAGCTTGGATTCCAGGTTAGCCATACGTCCTTGTGCTTTTACTACCTGTAGACCTTTATCTGTAAATACCGAGATACCCGCGGAATCGTAACCACGATACTCCAATTTACGCAGACCATCGATCAAAATAGCTTGTGTGTCCTTATCTCCAATATATCCAACAATACCGCACATGTTTATATTCCTCCGTTCAATAGTTCGCCGATGGATGTTAACAAGGCATAAGGGATACGTGGAACGCGCTGTCCATATTTAGTTAGGAATGCACATGCAATTGGCGTTCGTCCGTAATCCTGTAAGTCTTATGCACATGCGTATTCATCATCTGATCGTATGAGTATGGGCAGCTGGTGCATACGTGCAGCCAATCTGCCTCTGTACCGATAGAAATCTTTGTAGCCGGGATCGCTCCCCACATTTGGATTTCTGTTTGCGGTCTGGTACATCACCGGAAGGTCCCCGCCGAATGTTTCGAACACCTTCACCTCGTCAGCTCGATTCTGTTTCCGTCCGTGATTCGAGCTCTGGCGCTTGATCTTGCAAAGGGTAACAAACGATCCTCACTTTCTGTATCGAAGTCATGCCGCCTTTATAATATCTCCAATGTTACAGTTATATTACAAATGGCAACTCGTTCATTATATTCATCTTTGGCGCATATGGCAATGATAAAAATGTGACAGCGGTGTTATTGCCCTGCTGACACCGAAAAAAAGCCATAATTTACGCTCTACCCTTTACAACTCACCTGCTGCCAGCGCTATGGAACCGACATAGCAACAATAGGATGCTGTTGCTCATATAGCCATGAGAACTGCCCTAGATTGTCCAAAAAATCGTCTGACCTCACTCCCTCCATCGTGTTGGTACGTACATCCAATCGGCATGAGGCACCTCTTTCTTATTCATAATGCTGTAGATGAGAGCTGCATTATATTACGGCTGAATGACAGAAATAAAACCCGCTTACAAATACCATAATATTACATTTATTAACCTTTTAACCACTCATAGTAACTGTATATGTACAGGTTATAGCAAAAATTTTTAATATCGTTAAGCAGATAATTCTTCTATTCCAGCTCACAAGAATCATAAGATTCCTCTCTGCTTCTATTTATCTTCTGCCTTATACTTTGACGTCTCCCCATCTATAGATCATCCTAAACAAAAAACCTGCTGGCACATGAGGATTCATGTACAACAGCAGGCTTTGCCATTCCATTTTCTATATTATGCAAGAATCGGTTTAAACGAGTTCCTTTTTCACGACATCAGCAATCTGAGCAACGAATTGCTCCAGCTCGTCCTTGTCTGGACCTTCTGCCATAACACGAATCAACGATTCCGTACCAGATGGACGCACCAGCACACGACCGTTACTGCCCAGCTTGCCTTCTACGTCTTTCACCGCAGCCGCAATGCCTTCATTGCCTTCATAGCGCGCTTTGCTTTCTACACGCACATTGACCAGCACCTGTGGGTATTTGCTCATCATGGATTTCAGCTCACTCAGCTTTTTGCCAGAACCAACCAGTGTGTCTACCAGTTGTACTGCCGTCAGAATCCCGTCACCCGTTGTATTATAATCTAAGAAAATCACATGACCAGATTGCTCGCCGCCGAGCGTATAACCGCCACGTCTCATTTCCTCCATTACATAACGGTCACCGACAGCTGTTTGTGCGGTGCGCAGAGACAGCTCTTCGGTCGCTTTGTAGAAACCAATATTGCTCATAACAGTGGAGACGATAGTGCTGTCCTTCAGTTTGCCTGCACGGTTCATCGCGTCACCACAAATGCACAAAATGTAGTCGCCATCTACTTCTTCACCTTTATCATCAATAGCGATCAGACGATCCGCATCGCCGTCAAAGGCAAGACCGATTTGCGCCTGATGACGGATCACTTCTTCTTTCAGCTGCTCTGGGTGTGTAGAGCCGCAATGATCATTGATGTTCAAACCATTTGGCTCTGCACCGATAGCGATCACTTCCGCGCCCAGCTCTTTGAACAATGCTGGAGCAAGTTCATATGCCGAACCGTTAGCGCAATCCATTACAATTTTCAAACCTTCAAAGGAATGCGTAATGGTCGATTTCAAATGCTCCAAATACTTGAACTTGGATTCATCATCGTTAACGATCGTTCCCAGTTCTGCACCGACTGGACGTGGCAGTGTATCCTCTTCTGCATCCATCAGCGCTTCAATGCGCAGTTCTGTTTCGTCAGACAACTTGAAGCCGTCGCCGCCAAAGAATTTGATACCGTTATCTTCAACCGGGTTATGCGAAGCCGAGATCATTACACCTGCATCTGCTTTGAGCAATCGTGTAATATATGCGACTGCCGGTGTGCTTACGACACCCAGACGCACAATATGTGCACCGATAGACAGCATCCCTGCGATCAGCGCCGATTCCAGCATCAGACCGGAAATGCGCGTATCCATACCAATCACGACGGTTGGTTTCTCCGCACCGTGTGTCAGTACATAGCCGCCACAACGACCAATTTGATATGCCATCTCTGCTGTCAGTTCTTTGTTGGCGACACCACGTACGCCGTCTGTTCCGAAATATTTACCCATGAATTGTGCTCCTTATGTTTGATATTCAGTTGGAATCTCATATCCGTATTGGGTATTCATCCCATGTGTAGAGGTTATAGGTTTCCATGACACAATCGGTCATTTATGCAAATGACCGATTGTGCATCATAACCTTTCCTTTATACGTCTTTACCCTTGGTACTGTCAATACTGTACTGCTTATATCCATGCAATCAGTGATAGGTACTCGATGATACAGCAGGTACTCCTAGCGCCTGATCAATCATCTGATTCTGAGGCGGCGGAGCAGCAGTAGAGGTGCCGCTACCTGCGGCAGCTCCTTCGGTTGTACCGGAAGGAGCTGCTTCATTATTCGTATTCCCATCTGTATTGCCATTCGTCCCATCTGGCGCAGGCTCAGCACTATTGCTGCTATCTGTATCGCCAGTGGAATCGGGATTACTGCTGTCTGGCGGTGTTGTGCCTTCTGAACCGCCGTTATCATTACCTGTATTGCCATTTGTGGCACCACCGGTGCCTGTTTCGCTATCATTTCCGTTACCGGTTGTGCCGCCATTTTGCCCATTATCCGGCGGCGTTGTTGTAGCACTCTCCGTCACCGTTACGGTCACGGTAATCTGCTCACCCGGATTGGACAAGCTAACCGTTTCCGGTAGAACGACCTGTACTGGCAGCTTATACGTACCTGCTACACGTCCACTCAGATTGACAGTTGCCGTAATGTCCTCCGGTCTCACCGCCTGAATCGCATCAGGTGCGCCTTTGATGCTGACAGATACCTGCTGACTGTCCGGTTGCGTAATGGTAGCTTCCAAGTTGGTACCGAGTCCGCTTAGCTTCACCGGTACATTTTGCACGGTCCGTTCAGAGAATTCCTCTGTCGTAATCGTTACCTGCACCGTTGAAGGCGACACCCGATCCGTACCTTCTGGAATATCTAGCTTCGCTGTTAACGTAGTTGTACCCGCCTTCGCAATCGAACTTAGATTGACTGATGCGGTGACCGAATTACCCAGCGCTGCTAGTTCTTCCTCAGAGCCATACACAGTGACCTCATCTGCACTGACCTCGGTTCCCGCCAGCACCAGATTATCTGGCAATTGACCAGTATAGCTCAGATTCAATGGCAGCTTGCGTGAAGATGCTCCAATCGGTACTTCCACCTTGACGGTAGATGGCGACACAGTTGCATCCTCCATCGCATTGCCACCCTTGTCGTATACAGACAGCGTTACCGTCTTGCTGACCGTATCATTGGCACCGGCGATATTAATCACACCACGTACCGATCCGACTTGAGCCAAACGACTTTGCGGCAACGTCACATTGACCTTATCCGTATCATCGGTAATGACCGGATCGCCCTTCTGATAGCCGCTTGCTGGTTCTCCCTGCACGCTAATTTGCGGAGTAAACGAATTGGACGTTTTCTCCTCAATCGTTACCCGTACAAAGCCCGGCGTGGAAGATACATACTGCACACTAGCCGGTGTTTCCGCAATAATCGGCAGTGTGACGGTTCCTGCACCTTTAATATCGGCGAGATTGATCTTCGCCTTATAGTTGTCCTTGGAAAAATAAGAAATTAAATCCGACTGTCCTCGTACCTCGATATTGACCGTTGTTGGTGAAATCGACTTTAATACATATTTGTCCTCGTCAAATCCGTAGGGCTGTACTTCCACATCATGGATAACACTTGTGCCCATCGCCGCTGATGACGTCGAAGTAGGCATGGTATTATTATCCATATGTACCATTACCCATAATAATAAACTCACAACAAGGGCAAGTACCTTGGCAACCGTATTATTACTGATCCATTTGTCCATCATCACGGCCGCCCCCCTTCCGCTTCCAGAATGGGATTTTCTTCTCGGTCGTTACGTTCGGCTTGAGTGCTTCATGAAGCTTGGCAATCAACGATTCCTCGTTAATATCACGTACGACCTGACCATTCATCGCCAGCGAAACCTGACCCGTCTCTTCCGAAACGATCAAGGAAATGGCATCGCCCACTTCACTGATCCCAATCGCTGCGCGGTGTCTCGTTCCCAGTTCTTTGCTAATAAACGGATTTTCCGATAATGGCAAATAACAGGCTGCCGCGGCAATTTTCTGCTCCTGAACGATAACCGCGCCATCATGCAGCGGCGTATTCGGGATAAAAATATTAATCAGCAATTCCGAACTGATCGCAGACTGCATTTTGATACCCGATTCGGTGTATTCGTTCAACCCCGTTGTTCGTTCAAATACGACCAGTGCTCCGATTTTGCGACGTGATAAATAATTCACCGCCTTGATCATTTCACCGATCATTCGTGTAATTTCTTCATCGTCCGCTACCGTTCGCCCAAAGATCTTCCCACGCCCCAGCTGCTCCAGACCGCGCCGCAGCTCCGGCTGGAAAATGATAAAGATCGCGAGCACACCAAAGGTAAATGCTTGGTTCATCAGCCATTTGAGCGTATACAGATCAAACCAGCTGCTCAGCGCCCAGACAACAACCAGCACGAGAATCCCTTTTAATAGCTGTACCGCACGCGTACCACGTACCAGCAAAATAAGCTGATAAATAATATACGTCACGATCAAAATATCGATAATATCTTTAATGGAATCTTTCCATGTTAAGTCCGCAAAATACTCCATACTGCAACCCCCGTTATGTTCTATCTGGTGGAACCTTAACAAGTCATGAATGTATTGCATGGCAGAAAATGTTCAGGGGTAGAATTTCGAGCAGTTCAATATCCCAACCGCTAAATTCATTCCAATCCATTGTTCGATCATGCCGCGCGTCTTACGATCGCAGCGTTCGTTCCATGCACCAACTATTATCCTATTACCCCAACTTGTAGACAAGTTTGCGTTCTTTTTCAGAAAATTCAATTCAAGTCATAAGATGAAGCAAAATGAGTTGTGCATGAGATGGATGGTATTCCTATTTTCTTATTTTACACGCTTTTTTGTATAACATGCAAAGAACATAGGCAAAACACACAAAAAAGACGCCATCTTGTACAAGAGGCGCCTTTC
Coding sequences:
- the glmS gene encoding glutamine--fructose-6-phosphate transaminase (isomerizing), whose protein sequence is MCGIVGYIGDKDTQAILIDGLRKLEYRGYDSAGISVFTDKGLQVVKAQGRMANLESKLEHHPLVGKAGIGHTRWATHGKPSDENSHPHMDAQHKFSVVHNGIIENYLELKDELIRSGVEFLSETDTEVIAHLVAREYEGDIVKAVQKAVTFMRGAFALGVLTEHEPDKLVAVRQASPLVIGVGEGENFIGSDIPAILKYTRNVYILNDGEMAVLTQDAVELMTIEGNFISREMIHVDWDAVTAEKGGFDHFMLKEIHEQPKAYRDTMLGRINDDGKGVHFSDLKLTAEQIRNIRNVQIVACGTAYHAGLVGRNIIEKMAKIPVETDVASEYRYRSPIINKDTLVIVVSQSGETADTLAALREAQANGAHVIAVTNVVGSSIARDANDVIATLAGPEIAVASTKAYTSQLIAFYLFGLHLAEIRGTMTTEEISETLAAMESLPEQVEQILEMAPEIKTYAEHIAQHKHLFFIGRGVDYAVVQEGSLKLKEISYIHSEAYAAGELKHGTLALIEDGIPVIALATQEDVLEKTVSNIKEVKARGGEVMVISYDEHREDLLKSVDYVMTIPKTLQILTPALSVVTLQLLAYYASLALEHDVDKPRNLAKSVTVE
- the glmM gene encoding phosphoglucosamine mutase, producing the protein MGKYFGTDGVRGVANKELTAEMAYQIGRCGGYVLTHGAEKPTVVIGMDTRISGLMLESALIAGMLSIGAHIVRLGVVSTPAVAYITRLLKADAGVMISASHNPVEDNGIKFFGGDGFKLSDETELRIEALMDAEEDTLPRPVGAELGTIVNDDESKFKYLEHLKSTITHSFEGLKIVMDCANGSAYELAPALFKELGAEVIAIGAEPNGLNINDHCGSTHPEQLKEEVIRHQAQIGLAFDGDADRLIAIDDKGEEVDGDYILCICGDAMNRAGKLKDSTIVSTVMSNIGFYKATEELSLRTAQTAVGDRYVMEEMRRGGYTLGGEQSGHVIFLDYNTTGDGILTAVQLVDTLVGSGKKLSELKSMMSKYPQVLVNVRVESKARYEGNEGIAAAVKDVEGKLGSNGRVLVRPSGTESLIRVMAEGPDKDELEQFVAQIADVVKKELV
- a CDS encoding CdaR family protein, translated to MMDKWISNNTVAKVLALVVSLLLWVMVHMDNNTMPTSTSSAAMGTSVIHDVEVQPYGFDEDKYVLKSISPTTVNIEVRGQSDLISYFSKDNYKAKINLADIKGAGTVTLPIIAETPASVQYVSSTPGFVRVTIEEKTSNSFTPQISVQGEPASGYQKGDPVITDDTDKVNVTLPQSRLAQVGSVRGVINIAGANDTVSKTVTLSVYDKGGNAMEDATVSPSTVKVEVPIGASSRKLPLNLSYTGQLPDNLVLAGTEVSADEVTVYGSEEELAALGNSVTASVNLSSIAKAGTTTLTAKLDIPEGTDRVSPSTVQVTITTEEFSERTVQNVPVKLSGLGTNLEATITQPDSQQVSVSIKGAPDAIQAVRPEDITATVNLSGRVAGTYKLPVQVVLPETVSLSNPGEQITVTVTVTESATTTPPDNGQNGGTTGNGNDSETGTGGATNGNTGNDNGGSEGTTPPDSSNPDSTGDTDSSNSAEPAPDGTNGNTDGNTNNEAAPSGTTEGAAAGSGTSTAAPPPQNQMIDQALGVPAVSSSTYH
- the cdaA gene encoding diadenylate cyclase CdaA, with product MEYFADLTWKDSIKDIIDILIVTYIIYQLILLVRGTRAVQLLKGILVLVVVWALSSWFDLYTLKWLMNQAFTFGVLAIFIIFQPELRRGLEQLGRGKIFGRTVADDEEITRMIGEMIKAVNYLSRRKIGALVVFERTTGLNEYTESGIKMQSAISSELLINIFIPNTPLHDGAVIVQEQKIAAAACYLPLSENPFISKELGTRHRAAIGISEVGDAISLIVSEETGQVSLAMNGQVVRDINEESLIAKLHEALKPNVTTEKKIPFWKRKGGGRDDGQMDQ